The Tripterygium wilfordii isolate XIE 37 chromosome 18, ASM1340144v1, whole genome shotgun sequence nucleotide sequence CGATGACTTCCACGTTCCATGATCATGGGCTTACGGCCCAGATAGTCGACGTGCCAATGTGTCATACGCTGCGTCTATCCAATCCTCTTGCAATCAGTTGGAGTATGCTCGCCACAAGTTCAACACCACATTCTCAATCCTCCGCGGCCCAAAGACAGTCACTTGTATTGGCCATTGAACGCAAATAGCGCCAGGTTCTTTTAGAGATCCATTTCAATGGCATCAATTGCGAGTACAATAACTGCTGGATTCAGCTACAGCAAGCCAAGAATCGAGAGAGGAACCAATCGAACAACTGGCGCTTCAATCCCTGTTAGGCCTAGACGCGTGGTGCTGGTGAGAGCCGAAGCCCAACCTATAAATCCTGAGATCAGGAAGAATGAAGAGAAAGTAGTCGACAATGTTGACATCGCTGAGATATCGAAGCCCGTCACTGCTTATTGCAGGTAGTTTTCATAGGGTGGAATATCTGCAAATGTCAATTTGTCTGTTGATGACGTTTCATGGGCTGTAGACATCAGCTTGATTTACTCCAACTCCAACTTATTGTTTTTTGAaccttgatattagtacttcgaGTTACTTATTGCTGGATTGTCAGGCTACGTTTGTTCCCAATAATTGCTATGGGAACGCGAATGGAATTTGATTCCCCCACGATGCTTAGGATTATTTCAATTCGAAAACAGTAGTCATGATAACAATTCGAAATTAGTTTTCGAATCCCTCTTAATTGGATCTCTACTAAAATTTCCGGTGATTGTACTCCATAGAAAATAGAAGTCCCAAAACCAATTTGAAATTAGTGTGGAAATCACTCTTAATTGGATCTCTATTACACTCGCATGTGATCCAAGCCTGCATACTGTCTTGGAATTACGTGAATTATGTATCCACCTAGCCAGATTGTGTACCTCTTGTTGTCATGCTAGAGCTTAGTGAACATTTTAACTAATTCCCAAGAGTATGAATCCTTCCACAGTGTGCCTTTTTGCTTGATTAAGAATAGCAATTCCATAAGTTCTATGAGGAACAAACCAAAATAATGAGTATTGAGATGAGAACTGAAAGGTGATATCTGATATTTggtgttttctttcttcatccGTTGTAGACGCTGTTTTTGAGACATGCACCGACCCATTTGGAAAACCTTATGGCCTAATAACGTTTACATCATTATCTCCTGCCTATGGATTCTCTGTATGATGTTGAATGGTCCTCCATTGTCTCTCAACAAAATTATCAGTTTGATAGGGATGAAGGACACTGCTCACTATGTGATCCCCTAATTGATTGGGCATTCCCGCTTATGTTAGAACCAACCTGTCAGGGAGAATGAAGTATTCTTCAACTGAAACATTTTTGACACTGACCTCGTGCATTGATTTTCTGATAGATAATACATTATACATCCCTCTTGAAACCATTTTTGTTGCATGGCCTCAtatcagtatttttttttcttccttttgaggCATGGTGTCTTGCATTTTGATGTGTTTGTAATCTCACGTTGCCAAATACTTTCGTACACTGTTTGTTTTATGTCTTTGTTTTTGCCAAGttgtttttcattgtttgttaAATCCAATGTTCAAATATTTAATGAATGTTTGGTTGTCCTGGATGCAGATGTTGGAGGTCTGGAACTTTCCCTCTTTGCGATGGAAGCCATATGAAGCACAACAAAGCTACCGGAGACAATGTTGGACCACTGCTCTTGAAGAAGCCAAAGTAATCACCAtgctttctttttcatatcttgGTTGTCATTTGGAATGTTAAATACTTATGAAAGTATGAGGGTTCAGACtgaataaattttgtttcctttctaATAACTGGATGGAGTTTGAGTCATTAGGTGTAATCTACACTCTACAGGGAAAGCATTTGATAGGATTCAATTCAGTCACCACTTAGTCGTGGGAAGAAATGTAGGTTCTTGCTGGCCCAATGGATGTAAATCAAAAACTTTTGTTGggtaataaacaaaaaaatttcatatgtACAGCTGCTAAGCAAGTAAGGTTTTTTAGAAGactggaaattcagttttcaCTGTATAAACTTGTTATAAATCTGATTTGATTATGGAAACGAAATCATTTACCATACCAATTTTAAACACGCTGGCAAATACCAACCAATCACTTGTTTTTTGGAGGTTACTGATGTTGGAACCCACAAGACTCTCAcatgggaaaaaaatatatatagagatgACGAATGGTTTATAAACAAGTGCTTAGACAAAGCTCACTAGCCATGGTTTTGTGGCTTGTGAGCCATAATTGGTCTTCTAAGCACTTGTGATCTATGCTCATGTTTACATGTTCAACCCAATAACTTGGGTCAACTCAAAGATCCTTCAAAATGTTGAGAATTGAATCTTCCGAGGATATATGTTTGTAGAAATTTCCGTTTACTGTGCGAAGAACAATGGCAGTTTGTTAGAGAGTAAACTTAGCGTACGTTGAGATACCAAAGTTAagttttttgtttaaataaaacatttaatGACTCTGATTCATTTCTTTGTGAGACGAATTTTAACAATTTTGATTATTTCTTAATATAAGTGATTTTGCCATTAACATTTGTGACACACATACACTTGGCATCTCATGGTCTGCAGGAATTTTGAAGAGTTGTGTTCAGAAGTAGGAAATTTCAGTTTTTATTAGGTATTCTAGAAGCATTATGGAAATAAATATCCTCCAATTTTAAAGTG carries:
- the LOC119984570 gene encoding CDGSH iron-sulfur domain-containing protein NEET; translation: MASIASTITAGFSYSKPRIERGTNRTTGASIPVRPRRVVLVRAEAQPINPEIRKNEEKVVDNVDIAEISKPVTAYCRCWRSGTFPLCDGSHMKHNKATGDNVGPLLLKKPK